The Azospirillum baldaniorum genome segment ACTACGCCCACATGGCGCGCGCGGCACTCGCCCTGCACGAGGCGACCGGCGACGCCGGAGCGCTGGAGCAGGCGCGGGCCTGGGTGCGGGTGCTCGACGCGCATTTCTGGGACGCCCAGGCCGGCGGGTATTTCTACACGGCGGACGACGCCGACGACCTGATCGTCCGCACCAAGTCGGCCGGCGACGCGGCGACGCCCAGCGGCAACGGCACCATGCTGGCCGTGCTGGCGACCCTGCACCACCGCACCGGCGAGGCCGCCTACCGGGAGCGGGCGGACGCATTGGCCGCCGCCTTCTCCGGCGAGCTGAGCCGCAATTTCTTCCCGCTGCCGACCTACCTGAACGCGGCGGAGCTTCTCCAGAAGGCCCTGCAGATCGTCATTGTCGGCGACCCGCAGGCGTCGGACACCGCGGCGCTGCGCCGGGCGGTGCTCGATCGTCCGCTTCCCGACCGCATCCTCAGCGTCCTGCCGCCGGGGACGGATCTGCCCGCCGGGCACCCGGCGCACGGCAAGGGCATGCAGGGCGGAGTGGCGACCGCCTATGTCTGCACCGGCATGACCTGCTCCCCCCCGGTGACCACGCCCGACGCGCTGGCCGCCGCTCTGACCCGGAGATGACCTCATGACGCAGACCCTCAAAAACCCGGCCACCGGCAGCCTGACCGTCGACAGCCCGCTGGGTCTGCTGACCCTGACCAGCGCCGCCGGCGCCATCGTCGCGCTCGACTGGGGCAGGCTGGGCGAGGACCGGCCGGACCCCGTGCTGGAGGAGGCCGCGCGCCAGCTCCGCGACTATTTCGCCGGGACGCGGTTGGATTTCGACCTGCCGCTGTCCCCCCGCGGGACGGCCTTCCGGCAGAAGGTCTGGGCGGCGATGCAGGCCATTCCCTACGGCGGCGTCCTGACCTACGGCGACGTCGCGCGGCGGCTGGACACGGCGCCGCGGGCCGTCGGCGGGGCGTGCGGCGCCAACCCGATCCCGGTGATCATCCCCTGCCACCGCATCGTCGGGGGCGGCGGGGCGCCCGGCGGCTATTCCGGCATGGGCGGCCTGCGGACCAAGGACTGGCTGCTCCGCCACGAGCGGCGGTACCGGGTGACAGCGGAACAGGCCGGCGATACGCTGGAGCTTCAGCTTCTATAAAAAGGGAAGGGACCAACCACCATGGTTCACGCGATCCGCATCCACGACTACGGCGGACCCGAAGCGCTGCGCTGGGACGAGATCGAGGTGGGCGACCCCGGCCCCGGTCAGGTGCGGCTGCGCCAGACCGCCGTCGGGCTGAACTACATCGACACCTACCACCGCTCCGGCGCCTACAAGCTGCCGCAGCTTCCCGCGATCATCGGGACCGAGGGCGCCGGCGTGGTCGAGGCCGTGGGGCCGGACGTGACGACGCTGAAGCCCGGCGACCGGGTGGGCTACGCGCCGCTGATCGGCGCCTACGCCGAATCCCGCCTCGCCCCCGCCGACCGGCTGATTCCGCTGCCGAGCTGGATCGAGGACCGGCAGGCCGCCGCCATGCTGCTCCAGGGCATGACCGCGCAGTTCCTCCTGCGCTCCACCTACACGGTGCAGCCGGGCGACACCATCCTGGTCCAGGCCGCCGCGGGCGGCGTCGGCCAGATCCTTTGCCAGTGGGCGAAGCATCTGGGCGCCACCGTGATCGGCACGGTCAGCAGCGACGAGAAGGCGGAGCTGGCCCGCGCCGCCGGCTGCGACCATCCCATCGTCTACACGCGCGAGAACTTCGTGAACCGCGTGAAGGACCTGACGGACGGGCAGGGCGTGCCGGTGGTCTATGACGGCGTCGGCAAGACGACCTTCATGGACAGCCTGGACTGCCTGCGGCCCCGTGGCTTTATGGTGCTGTTCGGTGCGGCGTCCGGGCCGGTCCCGCCACTGGACCTCCAGGTCCTGGCGGCCAAGGGCTCGCTCTACGTCACGCGCCCGACCCTGTTCAGCTACGTTTCCAAGCGCGACGACCTGATGGCCAGCGCCGCCGACCTGTTCGAGGTGGTGCATACCGGCGGGGTGACCATCAACGTCGGCCAGACCTTCGCGCTGCGCGACGCGGCGGAGGCCCACCGGGCGCTGGAGTCCCGCGCCACGACCGGGTCCACGGTGCTGCTGCCGTAAGGTTCAAAGCCCTCTCCCGGGACGGGAGAGGGAATGACAGCTCACTCGGCGGCCCAGAGCGGGTTCTTCAGTTTCTTGAGAAGCTCCGCATGGGCCGCCAACTCCTCCTCGCTCGGCGCGTGGGCGCGCGGGGCGCGGTAGGGGCGGTCGATGCGGATCGCCGCCGGGCCGCCCGTTGCCGGGCCGGAGGCCAGCGCCAGACCGGCCTGACGCCCGCCGCGCAGCTCCAGATACACCTCGGCCAGAAGCTGGGCGTCGAGAAGCGCGCCGTGGTAGGTGCGGCTGGAGTTGTCGACGCCGAAGCGCTTGCAGAGCGCGTCCAAGGTGGCCGGCGCGCCGGGGAACTTCTGCCGCGCCATCAGCAGCGTGTCGATGGCCCGGTCCTTCGGCATCACCGGATAGCCGGCGATCCGCAGCTCCCAGTTCAGGAAGTGCATGTCGAAGGCCGCGTTGTGGATCACCAGCGGCGCGTCGCCGATGAAGGCCACGAACTCCGCCACCACGTCGTTGAACAGTGGCTTGTCCGACAGGAACTCCGTCGTCAGCCCGTGCACCGCCACGGCGTCCGGCGGCACGTCGCGCTCCGGGTTGACGTAGCAATGGAAGGTCTTGCCGGTGGCGACGTGGTTGTGCAGCTCGACGCAGCCGATTTCGATCAGCCGGTGCCCTTCCTCGGGCTTGAAGCCGGTCGTTTCCGTATCGAGGACGATCTCACGCATGAACCACCTGTCCGGGCTGGTATCCCCGCGGCGGCCATTGCCGTCCGCGGCGCCGCTTCACGTCGGCGAGGATGTTGCGCAGCGCCCGCCGGGTGGCCCGCCGCCCGTCGCCGGTGTTGACGACGTGGTCGGCGCGCCGCCGCTTCTCCGCGTCGGGCATCTGCCGGGCCAGAATAGCGGCGAACTTGTCCGGCGTCATGCCCGGCCGCGCCAGCACCCGTGACTTCTGCACCAGGAAGGGGGCGGTGACCACCACGCTGCGGTCCACCTTGCGCTCCCCGCCGGTTTCGAACAGCAGGGGAATGTCCAGCACCGCCACGTGCACACGGCGGCGCGCCGCCTGCTTCAGGAAGCGCCTCTGTGCAGCCTGCACCGCCGGGTGGAGGATCGCCTCCAGCCGCTTCAGCGCCGCCGGGTTGCCGAAGACCGCGGCGCCCAGCGCCCGCCGGTCCACCGCACCATCCACCACGACGCCGGGAAAGGCCGCCGCGATGGCCGGCACCGCCGCGCCATGACGCCCCAGTAGGCCATGCACCACGGCGTCGCTGTCGCAGACCAGCGCGCCCATACGCTTCAGCATGCGCGCCGCCGTGCTCTTGCCCATGCCGATGGAGCCGGTCAGTCCCAAAACGATCATCGCGCGACCTCAGCCCTGGAGAACGGCGGCCTTCAGCCCCTCGGTCACCTCCGGTTCGCGGCCGAACCAAGCGGCGAAGCCAGGGCGGGCCTGGTGGAGCAGCATGCCGACGCCGTCCACCACGCGGTTGCCGCGGGCCTGCGCCGCGGTCAGCAGCGGGGTCATCAGGGGCGTGTAGACGATGTCGGTGACGACGGCCGAACCGGGCAGGGCGCGCAGGTTCAGCTCCAACGGCGGCTGGCCCGCCATGCCCTGGGTCGTCGTGTTCACCACCAGCGCCGCCCCTTCGAGAAGCGTTTCACGTGAAACCCAATCGGCGGTCTCGATGGCGCCTCCGATGTCGGCGGCCAGCTCGTCCGCCCGCGCCCGCGTGCGGTTGACCAGCCAGACGCGCGGCGCCCCTTCGTCGAGGAGGGAGGCGACGACGGCCCGCGCCGCGCCACCGGCCCCGATGACCAGCGCCGGCCCGTCCGCAGCCTTCCAGCCCGGTGCGCCGCTTCTCAGGTTCTCGATGAAACCGAAGCCGTCGGTGTTGCGGCCTTCGAGCGACCCGTTCTCGCCCACCACAATGGTGTTGACGGCGCCCATCCGCTTGGCGGTGGCGTCCAGCCGATCGACCGTGCGGCAAGCGGCTTCCTTGTGCGGCACCGTGACGTTGCAGCCACGGAAGCCGAGAGCGGGCAGGGCGCGGATGGCCTGCTCGATCCGGTCAGGCGGAACGGCCAGCGGCACATAGGCGCCGTCGATTCCGTATTGCTCCAGCCAATAGCCGTGCAGCCGGGGCGAACGCGAATGGCCGATCGGCCAGCCCATCACCCCGGCCAGCGTCGCCTTGCCGCTGATCGTCATTCCGCAATAACCCCATGCACCCGCAGGAACCCGAGCAGCGGCAGCAGCGGCAGCCCGAGGATCGTGAAGAAATCACCGTCCACCCGGTGGAAGAGCTGCGCGCCCAAGCCTTCGAGGTGATAGGCGCCGACCGACCCCAGCACGTCGTCGCCCGCCGCGTTCAGGTAGGAGTCCAGGAAGGCGTCGCTGAAGGGGCGCATGGTCAGGCGGGCGCGGTCCACATGGTGCCACAGCCGCTCGCCGTCGCGGATCACCACGGCGCAGCTCACCAGCCGGTGCGTCTTGCCGCGCAGATCCTGCAGCTGGGCCCGGGCGGCGTCACGGTCGGCCGGCTTGTCGAACCAGCGGCCCTCGCACTCCAGCATCTGGTCGGCGCCGATCACCAGGGCGCCGGGGTGCTTGCGGGTGACGCGCTGCGCCTTCAGCTCGGCCAGCGCCTCGGCCACATCCTCGACCGGGGCGCCCTCGGCGCGGGCGGCGAGCTTGATCTCCTCCTCGTCCACCGCGGCGGGGGCGAGCGTGACGCGCACCCCGGCGCGCTCCAGCATCTCCGCCCGCGTGCGGGAGCCCGAGGCGAGGACGACCGTGGGAACCGTTGCGCTCACGTGATCGATCCTTCGGACGGAAGGCCGGGCAGGCCGCCGGTCTGACGGCGGGCGAGCAGCATCATGATCTCCGCCGCCGTCTCCTCGATGGAGCGGCGCGACACGTCGATCACCGGCCAGCCGCGGCGGGTGAACATACGCCGGGCGTCAGTAACCTCGGCGCGCACCACCTCGGGGTCGACGTAGGTCGAGGACTCGTTCTGGTTCAGAAGCTTCAGCCGGTTGCGGCGGATCTGCACCAGACGGTCCGGGTCCTTGGTCAGGCCGACGACCAGCGGCCGGGTCAGCTTCTCGATCTCCGGGGGCATCGGGCATCCCGGGACGATCGGGATGTTCGCCGCCTTGATGCCGCGGTTCGCCAGATAGATGCAGGTCGGCGTCTTCGACGTGCGCGACACGCCCATCAGGATCACGTCGGCCTCGTGCAGGTCCCAGCTCGACTGGCCGTCGTCGTGCGCCAGCGCGAAGTCCATCGCGTCCATGCGCCCGAAATACTCGGCGTCCAAGGCGTGCTGACGGCCGGGCTGACGCTGCGATTCCACGCCGAGGAAGGCGGCCAGCGCGTTGATCAGCGGGTCGAGCACCGGGATGCAGGGGACCTGCACCTCGCGGCAGAAGTCCTGGAGGCGGCGGCGCAGCTTCTCGTCGACCAGCGTGAACATGACGAGGCCGCGATTCTCCTGGACGCCCTCCAGAACCATGTCGAGCTGACGCTCGGTCCGCACGAGATTCCAGAAATGCTCGACCGGGCGAACATCGTCGAACTGGATGACGCAGGCGCGGGCGACGCTGTTGATCGTCTCGCCGGTCGCGTCCGACACAAGATGCAGGTGGAACTGTCTCATCCGTCCCCAACGTGTTGTGGAGAACCCGTCCGAATCTGTGGACAACGGGGATCTCCTGGATTCTGTCCCTCCGGGCGGGACTCGTCGCCCCCGCTGGCGCCCCCTTCGGGACAATCCGCGCGCCCTCTCCGGAACATGGGTACAATGACTCCCGCGGACCATGTTATCCACGGGATTCCCAGGCTTCCCGGTATAGCATTTCCGCCGTTTCCGGCGAAAGCGTCCGGAGTCGTCCACAGAATCCGATTTTCGTCCACAGCGCGCCGTCCGGCCTGTGGACGATTCCGCGCAAAGCGGGGATTCCCGTTTTCCACAGGCACCCACCACCCCTTCTTCCTTTCTCTCTTTAAAAAGAATACTGAGTAGAGGGGAGACAACCCGCAGACCCGATTCACTCATAGGGGAACGATCCGCCGTGTCCGAGGCCGTGTCCAAGATTGCCAAGCCGATGCTCGCCGCCCTCGCCGGCGAGGTGCGTCCGCGCCCGCCCTTCTGGCTGATGCGCCAGGCCGGCCGTTACCTGCCGGAATATCGGGAATTGCGCGCCAAGGCCGGCAGCTTCCTGGACATGTGCTACAACCCCGACCATGCGGTGGAGGTGACCCTGCAGCCGCTGCGCCGCTACGACATGGACGCGGCGATTCTGTTCTCCGACATCCTGGTGGTGCCGCACGCCCTGGGCCAGCCCCTGGCCTTCCTGGAGGGCGAGGGGCCGAAGCTTGACCCTGTGAGAAGCGTGGAAGACCTGAAGCGCCTGTCGCGCGACCGCTTCCACGAGCGGCTGGAGCCGGTCTACGAGACCGTCCGTCGTCTCTCCAGCGCGATTCCGGCGCACACCACTCTGATCGGCTTTGCCGGGGCGCCCTGGACGATCGCCTGCTACATGGTCGAAGGGGCGGGGTCCAAGGAGTACGCGCACGTCAAGCGCTGG includes the following:
- a CDS encoding methylated-DNA--[protein]-cysteine S-methyltransferase, with protein sequence MTQTLKNPATGSLTVDSPLGLLTLTSAAGAIVALDWGRLGEDRPDPVLEEAARQLRDYFAGTRLDFDLPLSPRGTAFRQKVWAAMQAIPYGGVLTYGDVARRLDTAPRAVGGACGANPIPVIIPCHRIVGGGGAPGGYSGMGGLRTKDWLLRHERRYRVTAEQAGDTLELQLL
- a CDS encoding quinone oxidoreductase family protein; the encoded protein is MVHAIRIHDYGGPEALRWDEIEVGDPGPGQVRLRQTAVGLNYIDTYHRSGAYKLPQLPAIIGTEGAGVVEAVGPDVTTLKPGDRVGYAPLIGAYAESRLAPADRLIPLPSWIEDRQAAAMLLQGMTAQFLLRSTYTVQPGDTILVQAAAGGVGQILCQWAKHLGATVIGTVSSDEKAELARAAGCDHPIVYTRENFVNRVKDLTDGQGVPVVYDGVGKTTFMDSLDCLRPRGFMVLFGAASGPVPPLDLQVLAAKGSLYVTRPTLFSYVSKRDDLMASAADLFEVVHTGGVTINVGQTFALRDAAEAHRALESRATTGSTVLLP
- the dnaQ gene encoding DNA polymerase III subunit epsilon encodes the protein MREIVLDTETTGFKPEEGHRLIEIGCVELHNHVATGKTFHCYVNPERDVPPDAVAVHGLTTEFLSDKPLFNDVVAEFVAFIGDAPLVIHNAAFDMHFLNWELRIAGYPVMPKDRAIDTLLMARQKFPGAPATLDALCKRFGVDNSSRTYHGALLDAQLLAEVYLELRGGRQAGLALASGPATGGPAAIRIDRPYRAPRAHAPSEEELAAHAELLKKLKNPLWAAE
- the coaE gene encoding dephospho-CoA kinase (Dephospho-CoA kinase (CoaE) performs the final step in coenzyme A biosynthesis.): MIVLGLTGSIGMGKSTAARMLKRMGALVCDSDAVVHGLLGRHGAAVPAIAAAFPGVVVDGAVDRRALGAAVFGNPAALKRLEAILHPAVQAAQRRFLKQAARRRVHVAVLDIPLLFETGGERKVDRSVVVTAPFLVQKSRVLARPGMTPDKFAAILARQMPDAEKRRRADHVVNTGDGRRATRRALRNILADVKRRRGRQWPPRGYQPGQVVHA
- a CDS encoding shikimate dehydrogenase, which gives rise to MTISGKATLAGVMGWPIGHSRSPRLHGYWLEQYGIDGAYVPLAVPPDRIEQAIRALPALGFRGCNVTVPHKEAACRTVDRLDATAKRMGAVNTIVVGENGSLEGRNTDGFGFIENLRSGAPGWKAADGPALVIGAGGAARAVVASLLDEGAPRVWLVNRTRARADELAADIGGAIETADWVSRETLLEGAALVVNTTTQGMAGQPPLELNLRALPGSAVVTDIVYTPLMTPLLTAAQARGNRVVDGVGMLLHQARPGFAAWFGREPEVTEGLKAAVLQG
- a CDS encoding Maf family protein, producing the protein MSATVPTVVLASGSRTRAEMLERAGVRVTLAPAAVDEEEIKLAARAEGAPVEDVAEALAELKAQRVTRKHPGALVIGADQMLECEGRWFDKPADRDAARAQLQDLRGKTHRLVSCAVVIRDGERLWHHVDRARLTMRPFSDAFLDSYLNAAGDDVLGSVGAYHLEGLGAQLFHRVDGDFFTILGLPLLPLLGFLRVHGVIAE
- a CDS encoding pyruvate, water dikinase regulatory protein → MRQFHLHLVSDATGETINSVARACVIQFDDVRPVEHFWNLVRTERQLDMVLEGVQENRGLVMFTLVDEKLRRRLQDFCREVQVPCIPVLDPLINALAAFLGVESQRQPGRQHALDAEYFGRMDAMDFALAHDDGQSSWDLHEADVILMGVSRTSKTPTCIYLANRGIKAANIPIVPGCPMPPEIEKLTRPLVVGLTKDPDRLVQIRRNRLKLLNQNESSTYVDPEVVRAEVTDARRMFTRRGWPVIDVSRRSIEETAAEIMMLLARRQTGGLPGLPSEGSIT